The following are from one region of the Quercus robur chromosome 1, dhQueRobu3.1, whole genome shotgun sequence genome:
- the LOC126713747 gene encoding uncharacterized protein LOC126713747 — MENSCLKIYCLVLAMLTFSEIMISSSHQAMAQSCEVNVLGLVSQCEKYVRKSGAKSKPSWECCAVVKTVDVPCVCKLVTKEIEDAIDVDKVVYVARSCGKKVAPGTKCGSYTVPGA, encoded by the exons ATGGAAAATTCTTGTCTCAAAATTTATTGCCTGGTCTTGGCAATGTTGACGTTTTCTGAAATAATGATCTCCAGCAGTCACCAAGCCATGGCCCAAAGCTGTGAGGTCAATGTGCTTGGCCTTGTATCACAATGCGAGAAGTATGTTCGTAAATCTGGGGCAAAGTCTAAGCCATCATGGGAATGTTGTGCAGTGGTCAAGACTGTGGATGTGCCATGCGTTTGCAAACTTGTTACTAAGGAAATTGAAGATGCAATTGATGTGGACAAGGTGGTTTATGTGGCAAGGTCATGTGGCAAAAAGGTTGCACCAGGAACAAAATGTGGAA GTTATACAGTTCCAGGGGCATGA